The Helicobacter fennelliae nucleotide sequence TTAGAAATGAAGCGATTTTGGCTAGATTTTCTTCATTATCATTAAATCCAGCCACAAGAAGCACCTCTGCCACAAGCTCACCTTGATATTTGCTCGCAAATTCTCTAATGCCCTCAAAAATATTCTCAAGATGTAAATTTTTGCTAGGACGATCTGTTTTTTTGTAGTCTTGCTCTCTTGCGCCATCGATAGAAAATTTCACAATATCAAAGAGCAAAAGTGCTTTTTGCTGCTCGTGAAATTTTGAGCCATTACTCAAAATCAAAGTCTTTATATGAGGTGGCAAAAAGCCCTTCACCGCACTTATCACTTCATATAGATATGGATAAAGTGTGGGCTCACCATTTGCGCTAAAAGTCAAAACATCAATCTCATCAGAATCTATACTCATCACAGCATCTCTTATCGCCTCAATCACCATTTCTTTTGGTATCACATCATTCATCATATCCACAGGCTTTGCTTTTTGCAATTCGCAATACACACAATCAAAATTGCATTGCTTTTTGTTTGGCGAGAGATCTACACCAAGTGATCGCCCAAATCGCCTTGAGCGCACAGGACCAAAAACAATATTTGATCTAGGCATTGCTTTTGGCTTTTTTGGTTGCTTTAGATTTGGTGGGTTTGGATTCTATGGGTTGGAGTGTTTGGACGTTGAGCTTGTGTTTGCATTTGAGGCATTCAAGCACTTCGCCACTTTTGAGCGTTTTTTTACCCATGATGTAGCCACATTCTGGGCATTTTGTAGAGGTTGGAAGGATTGAGGAGACAAAGGTGCATTTTGGATAATTTTTGCACCCATAAAATCCGCCCCTGCGCCCAAATCGCTCAACTATTTCACTACCACATTCTGGGCATGGGACTTGGATAATGTTTTGTGCTTGTTTATCGCCTTGGAGAGATTTTGTGTTTTTGCATTCAGGATAGCCACTGCATGCCAAAAATTCACCCCTGCGCCCAAATTTTTTCACCATTGGTTTTCCGCATTTCTCGCACACTTCATCACTTAGATTCTGCGAGTCTTGGGTTTGATCTTTTTTGATGTATTTACATTTAGGATAGCCACTGCAAGCGGTAAATTCGCCATAGCGACTTTTCCTTATGATAAGCTCTTTGCCACATTGCGGGCATATCTCACCTGTTGGAATCGCGACTTTTTGGCTGGCGATATTACTTTTGCCGGAAGTGATTTTCTCCATAAATGGCTCATAAAAATCCCATAAAACTTGCTGCCATGAGAGTTTATTAAGTGCGATAAAATCAAGCTTTTCTTCCATTTGTGCGCTAAAATGAGAATCTACAATTTCATTAAAATAATCCTCAAGCATTTTAATGACATTAAACGCGCTTTGTGTGGCTTTGATCTGACGCTTTTCTATTGTGATATATTCGCGATTGACAAGCAAGGCAATCGTTGGCGCATATGTGCTTGGTCTGCCTATCCCTAAAGATTCTAAAGTCTTAATCAAGCTTGCTTCAGAATAGCGAGCTGGTGGCTCTGTGCTATGCTGTTGATAGGCAATCTGACTTGGAGTGATTGGGGCAAGCTCTGTAAAATCTGGCAAAAGCTTGTCTTTGTCATCATTACCCAAAATCCTATAATACCCATCAAACACAAGCTTTCTGCCTGTGGCTTTGAATTCGCCCTCACTTGAGGCAAAAATCACGCTTTGAGATTCAAACACTGCATCTTGGCTTTGTGAAGCTAAAAAGCGATTATAAATTAATGTATAGAGCTTGAGCTCATCGGGTTTGAGATAGGATTTGGCAATTGCTGGCGTAAAGTCAATATTTGTCGGGCGGATCGCCTCATGTGCTTCCTGCGCGCTTTTGTTTTTGGTCGCGTAGATTTTGGGAGTTTTTGGGACATACTTTTCGCCAAAGTCTCTAAGGAGTTTTTCTCTTGCGACTTGTGAGGCTTCTTTGGCGATATTAAGGCTATCTGTCCTCATGTAAGTGATGATACCCATAATGCCATTATCTGTTTGCACGCCCTCATAGAGTTTTTGGGCGATTGACATGGTTTTTGTCGGAGAATATCCAAGAAGCGAAGATGCACTCTGCTGAAGTGTAGAAGTCATAAATGGCGGAGGAGTTGGAGATTTTTTGTCTTTGCGTGTGATTTCGCTGACTTTAAACTTTGATTTTGAAAGCACATCAAGCATTTCTTGCGCTTTTGAGAGCGAATCAATATCAAGCTTTTTAAGCTTTTTGCCCTGAAAGCTTACAAGTTCAGATTCTACTCCATTAAAGATTCCACTTATAAGATAATATTCTTGAGGTTTAAAATCTAAAATCTCTTTTTCTCTATCGACTACAAGCTTAAGCGC carries:
- a CDS encoding radical SAM protein; amino-acid sequence: MPRSNIVFGPVRSRRFGRSLGVDLSPNKKQCNFDCVYCELQKAKPVDMMNDVIPKEMVIEAIRDAVMSIDSDEIDVLTFSANGEPTLYPYLYEVISAVKGFLPPHIKTLILSNGSKFHEQQKALLLFDIVKFSIDGAREQDYKKTDRPSKNLHLENIFEGIREFASKYQGELVAEVLLVAGFNDNEENLAKIASFLREIQVSRIDIGSIDRPSAYQVKSVSHERLESFARIFEGLHVNIPTRSTNPQTPKESKESSQSSTAKPLKPKTYTADELYKLIATRPIALNEATFLLSQESLQSLQSLIECGKIIIQKSVGIEFYVASKAHIKPKST
- the topA gene encoding type I DNA topoisomerase, yielding MKDLIIVESPAKAKTIKNFLGDTFEVIASKGHIRDLPKYSFGIKVEDKHFYPEYQIDSDHKDIVEQIKKLAKNSKKIYIATDEDREGEAIGYHITQALDSKKATTEFPRIVFHEITKNAIQSALKNPRTIDMDKVNAQQARRLLDRIVGFKLSQLLASKISKGLSAGRVQSAALKLVVDREKEILDFKPQEYYLISGIFNGVESELVSFQGKKLKKLDIDSLSKAQEMLDVLSKSKFKVSEITRKDKKSPTPPPFMTSTLQQSASSLLGYSPTKTMSIAQKLYEGVQTDNGIMGIITYMRTDSLNIAKEASQVAREKLLRDFGEKYVPKTPKIYATKNKSAQEAHEAIRPTNIDFTPAIAKSYLKPDELKLYTLIYNRFLASQSQDAVFESQSVIFASSEGEFKATGRKLVFDGYYRILGNDDKDKLLPDFTELAPITPSQIAYQQHSTEPPARYSEASLIKTLESLGIGRPSTYAPTIALLVNREYITIEKRQIKATQSAFNVIKMLEDYFNEIVDSHFSAQMEEKLDFIALNKLSWQQVLWDFYEPFMEKITSGKSNIASQKVAIPTGEICPQCGKELIIRKSRYGEFTACSGYPKCKYIKKDQTQDSQNLSDEVCEKCGKPMVKKFGRRGEFLACSGYPECKNTKSLQGDKQAQNIIQVPCPECGSEIVERFGRRGGFYGCKNYPKCTFVSSILPTSTKCPECGYIMGKKTLKSGEVLECLKCKHKLNVQTLQPIESKPTKSKATKKAKSNA